In Euphorbia lathyris chromosome 9, ddEupLath1.1, whole genome shotgun sequence, the following are encoded in one genomic region:
- the LOC136206006 gene encoding syntaxin-132-like — protein MNDLLSESFEIPRGEGSRGGDIEMGMNSGDMGLDGFFKKVQTIEKQNEKLDKLLKKLQDANEESKAVTKAPAMKGIKQRMEKDVDEVGKIARLLKSKIEELDRENLANRQKPGCGKGTAVDRSRTSTTMALKKKFKDKMGEFQNLRETIHQEYREVVERRVFTVTGTRADEETVERLIETGDSEQIFQKAIQEQGRGQVMDTLAEIQERHDAVVDLERKLLELQQVFLDMAVMVDTQGEILDNIESQVSSAVDHVQSGNTALQRAKKLQKNSRKWMCIAIIILLIIVAIIVVAVIKPWNNSKGA, from the exons ATGAATGACCTTTTATCT GAATCTTTTGAGATCCCTCGAGGTGAGGGTTCTAGAGGAGGAGATATTGAGATGGGAATGAATTCTGGAGATATGGGCTTGGATGGTTTTTTCAAAAAG GTTCAAACTATTGAGAAACAAAATGAGAAGCTAGACAAGCTACTTAAAAAGCTCCAG GATGCGAATGAAGAGTCAAAGGCTGTGACTAAAGCTCCTGCAATGAAAG GCATCAAGCAGCGAATGGAGAAAGATGTTGATGAAGTTGGAAAAATTGCTCGTTTACTAAAGTCCAAGATTGAGGAACTTGACAGAGAG AATTTAGCAAATAGACAGAAGCCAGGATGCGGTAAAGGAACAGCTGTAGACCGATCAAGAACCTCTACAACTAT GGCCTTGAAAAAGAAGTTTAAAGATAAGATGGGTGAATTTCAG AATTTAAGGGAAACTATCCATCAAGAGTATCGGGAGGTTGTGGAGAGGCGTGTCTTTACAG TGACGGGAACAAGAGCAGATGAAGag ACAGTTGAAAGATTAATTGAAACTGGAGATAGCGAACAAATTTTCCAGAAAGCAATTCAGGAGCAAGGGCGAGGCCAG GTAATGGATACTCTTGCAGAAATTCAAGAGCGCCATGACGCTGTCGTAGATTTGGAGAGGAAACTCTTAGAGTTACAACAG GTGTTCCTGGATATGGCAGTTATGGTGGACACACAAGGGGAAATACTTGACAACATAGAATCACAG GTTTCAAGTGCAGTAGATCATGTGCAGTCAGGAAATACTGCTCTTCAAAGGGCAAAGAAGTTGCAAAAGAATTCCAGAAAATGGATGTGTATTGCTATCATAATCCTTCTTATAATTGTTGCAATCATCGTTGTTGCCGTCATCAAGCCATGGAATAACAGCAAGGGTGCTTAG